The Buchnera aphidicola (Muscaphis stroyani) DNA window AAAGTACAATGATAAAAATAATTTATAAGTAACTTAGGATAAATAATGAATCCATGGATTAAAGCGACAGTTTTAGAAATAAATAGATGGACTGAAAATTTATTTAGTCTTATTTTACGAGCATCTATATCTTCTTTTAAAGCCGGACAATTTACTAAATTAGCGTTACAAGATTTTAATAAAAAAAAAATTCAAAGAGCTTATTCTTACGTTAATGCTCCTAATGATACAAATATAGAGATTTATATTAGGAGAATTTCTAATGGAAATTTAAGTAATCAGTTGTATTATCTTAAAAATGGAAGTGAAATTTTTATTAAAAAAAACGCATATGGTTTCTTTGTTTTAGATGAAATACCAGATTCTGAAATATTATGGATGTTTGCTACAGGTGCAGCTATAGGTCCTTACTGTTCTATTTTACAAGAAAGAAAAAATACTCATAGATTTAAAAAAATTGTCTTAGTACATGCTGCAAAATATCAAAATGAATTAAACTATTTACCATTAATGAAAAAACTTTTAAAAATATACGACGGGCAGTTAAAAATTCAAACTATTCTTAGTCAAGAGGAAAGTAAATATTCTTTAGTTGGAAGAATTCCTTTTTTATTAAGTAATAAATCTTTAGAAAAAAAAATTGGTTTAAATATAAATAAAAAAAATTCTCATATTATGCTATGTGGAAATCCTAATATGATTAAAGATACTTACAATTTTTTAAAAACTCATAAAAATATGAAAAAAAATTTAAGACGTGCACCTGGTCATATCACAGTTGAAAGTTACTGGTAAATTTACCATTTCACAATATAAATTAATAAAAAATTAGTAAAAAATAAACTTTTTTAAAATATATTCATGTAATTAAATACATTTAATTTAATAGTACTTTCTTTAAAAAATTTGTTTGATTAAATTATTTTATTAGTTTATCTACAAAAAATACTTAAATCTTAATAAAAAATTTTAAGCATTTTATGAATAACAAAATGTAAATTTTAAATTTTATTAATAAAGAATTATTTCTCAATAAAAAAATATAAAAATAAATAAAATTTCTATAAATTTATTTAAATTTAATACTTTAACAATGAATTTTTATTATCATTTAACAAAATAAAAAACAATACTACTGAATTTAAGCAAGTTTAAGGTTATAAAATTTATTTTTCAAAAATTTTTAAAATTATAATTAATTTAACTCATAAAGTACTTTCATGTCATTAATAAGTATTTTATTAAAAAATTAAATTTTTTATTATTGTTGACAATAATTTTAATCTTAAAAAAATTAATATTAATATTACTATTGTAAATATTTTAGTATGATATAAAAATAAATTTCTAAAAAAGATATTCATAAATATTTTTTCAAAAAAATTACTTATAGATTAAAAAATGAATAAAAATGCAATATATCCTGGTACTTTTGATCCAATTACATATGGACATTTAGATATAATCACACGTGCTTCAAAAATTTTTGATCACATAATTATTGCAATTTCTGAAAGTTTTCATAAAAAACCAATTTTCAACTTAAAAGAGCGTATAAAATTAACAAAAATTGCTACATCTCATTTAATAAACATAAAAAAAATAATTGGATTTAATGATTTAGTTGCTAATTTAGCAAAACAAGAAAATTCTAAAGTTCTTATTAGAGGAGTTCGTACAATATTTGATTTCGATTATGAAATTAAATTAGCTGCTATTAATAAACAAATTTATCCACATCTAGAAAGCGTCTTTTTTCTTTCTTCTAAAGAAGTATCATTTATATCTTCATCGTTCGTAAAAGAAATAGCAAAATATAACGGAA harbors:
- the coaD gene encoding pantetheine-phosphate adenylyltransferase is translated as MNKNAIYPGTFDPITYGHLDIITRASKIFDHIIIAISESFHKKPIFNLKERIKLTKIATSHLINIKKIIGFNDLVANLAKQENSKVLIRGVRTIFDFDYEIKLAAINKQIYPHLESVFFLSSKEVSFISSSFVKEIAKYNGNFKPYLPKKIYFASLKKLNKLSLK
- a CDS encoding FAD-binding oxidoreductase, translated to MNPWIKATVLEINRWTENLFSLILRASISSFKAGQFTKLALQDFNKKKIQRAYSYVNAPNDTNIEIYIRRISNGNLSNQLYYLKNGSEIFIKKNAYGFFVLDEIPDSEILWMFATGAAIGPYCSILQERKNTHRFKKIVLVHAAKYQNELNYLPLMKKLLKIYDGQLKIQTILSQEESKYSLVGRIPFLLSNKSLEKKIGLNINKKNSHIMLCGNPNMIKDTYNFLKTHKNMKKNLRRAPGHITVESYW